Proteins from one Nakamurella multipartita DSM 44233 genomic window:
- a CDS encoding histidine phosphatase family protein has product MTLEHLILMRHGETTWNRAQRLQGHRDIPLSDVGRAQAVDAAPSLVALRPEVIVASDLCRAQQTAEAVATLTNLPVGVDRRLRETSMGKWEGLTRDEAIADWPKEWNAWRTTSAHASPPGGESRWQVAARAAAVVYELDAGNASRALLVTHGGTIVGLTGRLLVLPEDSWGTLVGVGNCHWVVLHRYAGAWRLHSYNAGLGGLVLPKGEDQVAGT; this is encoded by the coding sequence GTGACTCTCGAGCATCTGATTCTCATGCGGCACGGGGAGACGACCTGGAACCGGGCCCAGCGCCTGCAGGGTCACCGGGACATCCCGCTCTCCGACGTCGGCCGCGCTCAGGCGGTGGACGCGGCGCCGTCGTTGGTGGCCCTGCGTCCCGAGGTGATCGTGGCCTCCGACCTGTGCCGGGCCCAGCAGACCGCGGAGGCGGTCGCGACGCTGACCAATCTGCCGGTCGGGGTCGATCGGCGGCTGCGGGAAACCTCCATGGGCAAGTGGGAGGGGCTGACCCGGGACGAGGCGATCGCCGACTGGCCCAAGGAGTGGAACGCCTGGCGGACCACGTCGGCGCACGCCAGCCCGCCGGGCGGGGAATCCCGCTGGCAGGTCGCCGCCCGGGCCGCAGCCGTGGTCTACGAGCTGGACGCCGGGAACGCGTCCCGGGCGCTGCTGGTCACCCACGGCGGGACCATCGTCGGGCTGACCGGGCGGCTGCTGGTGCTGCCGGAGGACTCCTGGGGCACCCTGGTCGGGGTCGGCAACTGCCATTGGGTGGTGCTGCACCGGTACGCCGGCGCGTGGCGGCTGCACTCCTACAACGCCGGGCTCGGCGGTCTCGTGCTGCCCAAGGGTGAGGACCAGGTCGCGGGCACCTGA
- a CDS encoding cutinase family protein — protein sequence MVTVLVATPASAASCPDVVVIGARGSAEPPSSVKGAGPDQFYGIGESLYKNIYQPWRTQLAARVELSPVDYPAVSVASAATGDMTKSIRDGVADTVRQIQVVLERSCNPSPQIVLMGYSQGALVITTALSQLTNQQQKQAIKAVYLIGDPLYNASKSYSYGGKTGNGILTLPVAGYLAGLLAAHGTPASLAVSAFLKNLAGVNAVARPLPAAFASRAYDYCIPQDPMCQPIAAGVLGLAAFITGQPTPHDNYKLLGNSKAIKWLSSMLSVRPFTPKAIAINPSGPSPFGTQPVVSSSCPAGSSSAGIHLANGDYRSPDLPINADGTFAIQTSGWNGNFKGYPPAQNLVTDPTTGLGVWPAEQGNLYFECRDSSYSVTYRSNLFPYAFTNGLALRTSVATDEINYTFEVSPAAPCPIPTNSVAVAVFVYSTKDHTGKLTKTVPATLMGGGNWSPVSITAPVTPDPLFHVLAACEGSDGTRFGYTFNDFTLP from the coding sequence ATGGTGACGGTGTTGGTAGCCACGCCAGCATCGGCGGCAAGCTGCCCCGATGTCGTGGTGATCGGCGCAAGAGGGTCGGCCGAACCGCCCAGTTCGGTAAAGGGCGCAGGGCCCGATCAGTTTTACGGAATCGGCGAATCGCTTTACAAGAATATCTACCAGCCGTGGAGAACGCAGCTGGCCGCACGCGTTGAACTTTCGCCAGTGGACTACCCGGCCGTCTCTGTCGCGTCAGCGGCCACCGGTGACATGACCAAGAGTATTCGTGACGGGGTGGCCGACACAGTGCGTCAGATCCAGGTCGTTCTCGAACGCTCCTGTAACCCGAGTCCACAGATCGTGCTAATGGGCTACTCGCAGGGCGCTCTCGTTATTACGACAGCCCTTAGCCAGCTGACAAATCAGCAGCAAAAGCAAGCCATTAAGGCTGTATATCTGATCGGCGACCCACTCTACAATGCTTCGAAGTCGTACTCCTACGGGGGCAAGACTGGCAACGGTATCCTCACCCTCCCCGTAGCCGGGTACCTCGCCGGGCTTCTCGCTGCGCATGGAACTCCTGCCTCATTAGCAGTGTCGGCCTTCCTGAAGAACCTCGCAGGAGTCAACGCCGTCGCGCGTCCGCTACCGGCGGCCTTCGCTAGCCGGGCCTACGATTACTGCATACCTCAGGACCCAATGTGTCAGCCAATCGCGGCAGGAGTGCTGGGCCTTGCCGCTTTCATTACTGGCCAGCCGACGCCGCACGACAACTACAAACTCTTGGGCAACTCGAAGGCGATAAAATGGCTTTCCAGCATGCTTAGCGTCCGGCCGTTCACGCCGAAAGCCATCGCAATCAATCCGTCTGGCCCGTCGCCGTTTGGAACCCAGCCTGTAGTTAGTTCCAGCTGTCCGGCTGGCTCTAGTTCCGCGGGCATTCACCTGGCCAACGGTGACTATAGAAGTCCGGACCTTCCTATCAACGCAGATGGGACCTTCGCTATTCAAACATCGGGCTGGAACGGAAACTTCAAAGGATATCCACCAGCCCAGAATCTCGTGACTGATCCCACTACGGGACTGGGAGTCTGGCCAGCTGAGCAAGGCAACCTCTACTTCGAATGTCGGGATTCGTCGTATAGCGTGACGTACCGCTCCAACCTGTTTCCTTACGCATTCACCAACGGTCTAGCGCTCAGGACATCGGTTGCGACCGACGAGATCAACTACACGTTTGAGGTATCTCCCGCCGCACCGTGTCCAATACCCACCAACAGCGTGGCGGTCGCAGTATTCGTCTACTCGACAAAAGATCACACCGGCAAGCTCACTAAGACCGTTCCTGCCACGCTCATGGGCGGCGGAAACTGGTCTCCAGTATCAATCACTGCACCTGTAACCCCCGACCCATTGTTCCACGTTCTTGCAGCGTGTGAGGGATCGGATGGAACCCGGTTTGGCTATACCTTCAATGACTTCACGTTACCCTGA
- a CDS encoding ComEC/Rec2 family competence protein, which produces MARSGRDDENAAPPDLRLVPGAVALWVGSLIVLLAGVPAAWWTAAVVLLAVLAGLVARPAGAMVWLPVAAFLLAGAAITGLRQAERAADPVTLAADQRSWAHLTGAVGGFPRQVIGGFAAPGTGAAGDQRQWRIPLTVRTAEVAGAGSTSTVQVAVLGTGPAWAALLPGQTIDVAGRLSASTFAGLPMISLTARDPPQLVDDASAASAVAGSIRSALTRTADGLDGDARGLLPGLVVGDTGGIDERLTADAKTTGVSHLLAVSGSHFAILCGVVIIVLRRFGPWTAAAGAAFTLVGLVILVGPAPSVLRAAVMGGVGVLALFTGRTRSSLPALAAAAILLLVLDSDLALSAGFALSVLATAGLVLLAPLWSGVLQRRGVPAGWADLLAIPVAAQVVTMPVIVLISGAISVVGVPANLLVAPVVGPALMLGMLAALTGPWWPDGAAFFAQLAAPLLNWIGWVAHTLARWPTATVPWPATPVGAAVLVGVTVGAVLVLRRRWGRLLVIAVVVGVVVAVVPTKVWVPGWPIDGWLLVACEVGQGDALVLATGEPGTAIVVDTGPDPGLVDGCLDRLGIGTVALIVLTHLHADHVDGLPGVLDGRGVGAIAVGPGREPAGSWRAVNQQAGERQVPVVGFRPGDVIGSGAVRLTVLAPGREFHGTDSDPNNDSLVIMAEVAGTRILLTGDIEIEAQQALLNAGADLDADVLKVPHHGSADLLPRFVDQVSPGTAVIGVGADNDYGHPSAKALNLLAAAGVRTVLRTDTQGDVAVGVEQGQLVVAERGATLAARSP; this is translated from the coding sequence GTGGCCCGTTCCGGCCGCGACGACGAGAACGCGGCGCCGCCCGACCTGCGGCTGGTGCCCGGCGCCGTCGCGCTCTGGGTCGGCAGCCTGATCGTGCTGCTGGCCGGAGTTCCGGCCGCCTGGTGGACGGCCGCCGTCGTCCTGCTCGCGGTGCTGGCCGGCCTGGTCGCCCGCCCGGCCGGCGCGATGGTCTGGCTGCCGGTGGCCGCATTCCTGCTCGCCGGTGCGGCGATCACCGGCCTGCGGCAGGCCGAACGGGCGGCCGACCCGGTCACCCTGGCGGCCGACCAGCGGTCCTGGGCGCACCTGACCGGTGCCGTCGGCGGATTCCCCCGGCAGGTGATCGGCGGCTTCGCGGCACCGGGGACGGGTGCCGCCGGCGATCAGCGGCAGTGGCGGATCCCGCTGACCGTCCGGACGGCCGAGGTGGCCGGTGCCGGATCGACCAGCACCGTCCAGGTGGCGGTGCTGGGCACCGGCCCGGCGTGGGCGGCGCTGTTGCCGGGTCAGACGATCGACGTCGCCGGCCGGCTGTCCGCGTCGACATTCGCCGGGCTGCCGATGATCTCGCTGACTGCCCGGGATCCACCGCAACTCGTCGACGACGCCTCGGCGGCGTCGGCGGTGGCCGGGTCGATCCGGTCGGCGCTGACCCGGACGGCCGACGGGCTGGATGGCGACGCCCGCGGGTTGCTGCCGGGGTTGGTGGTCGGCGACACCGGCGGCATCGACGAGCGGCTGACGGCCGACGCGAAAACCACCGGCGTGAGCCATTTGCTGGCCGTGTCGGGGTCGCACTTCGCCATCCTGTGCGGGGTGGTGATCATCGTGCTGCGCCGGTTCGGGCCGTGGACGGCCGCCGCCGGGGCGGCTTTTACCCTGGTGGGCCTGGTCATCCTGGTCGGGCCGGCGCCGTCGGTGCTGCGGGCCGCGGTGATGGGCGGGGTGGGCGTCCTGGCCCTGTTCACCGGGCGCACCCGGTCGAGCCTGCCGGCCCTGGCCGCGGCCGCGATCCTGCTCCTGGTGCTGGACTCGGACCTCGCGCTCAGCGCCGGGTTCGCGCTGTCGGTGCTGGCCACGGCCGGCCTGGTCCTGCTCGCCCCGCTGTGGTCGGGGGTGCTGCAGCGCCGGGGTGTGCCGGCGGGATGGGCGGACCTGCTGGCCATCCCGGTCGCCGCTCAGGTCGTGACGATGCCGGTGATCGTGCTGATCAGCGGGGCGATCTCGGTGGTCGGGGTGCCGGCCAATCTGCTGGTCGCGCCGGTGGTCGGACCGGCGTTGATGCTGGGCATGCTGGCCGCCCTGACCGGTCCCTGGTGGCCGGACGGGGCCGCGTTCTTCGCCCAGCTGGCGGCGCCGCTGCTGAACTGGATCGGCTGGGTCGCGCACACGTTGGCCCGCTGGCCCACGGCGACGGTGCCCTGGCCGGCGACCCCGGTGGGCGCCGCGGTGCTGGTCGGGGTCACGGTGGGTGCGGTGCTGGTGCTGCGGCGGCGATGGGGTCGGTTGCTCGTGATCGCCGTCGTGGTCGGGGTTGTGGTGGCGGTCGTCCCGACGAAGGTCTGGGTGCCGGGCTGGCCGATCGACGGGTGGCTGCTGGTCGCCTGCGAGGTCGGGCAGGGGGACGCGTTGGTGCTGGCCACCGGTGAACCGGGGACGGCCATCGTGGTGGACACCGGGCCGGATCCGGGGCTGGTCGACGGGTGCCTGGACCGGCTCGGCATCGGTACGGTCGCGCTCATCGTGCTGACCCATCTGCACGCCGATCACGTGGACGGGCTGCCCGGCGTGCTCGACGGTCGCGGCGTCGGCGCGATCGCGGTGGGGCCCGGGCGGGAGCCGGCCGGGTCCTGGCGCGCGGTGAACCAGCAGGCCGGGGAGCGGCAGGTGCCGGTGGTCGGGTTCCGTCCCGGCGATGTGATCGGTTCCGGGGCCGTGCGGTTGACCGTGCTGGCCCCCGGACGGGAGTTCCACGGCACCGACTCGGACCCCAACAACGATTCGCTGGTCATCATGGCCGAGGTCGCCGGAACCCGGATCCTGCTCACCGGTGACATCGAGATCGAAGCGCAGCAGGCACTTCTCAACGCCGGAGCGGATCTGGATGCGGACGTGCTCAAGGTTCCGCACCACGGCTCGGCGGACCTGCTGCCCCGATTCGTCGACCAGGTCTCTCCCGGCACCGCGGTGATCGGCGTGGGCGCCGACAACGACTACGGGCACCCGTCGGCCAAGGCGCTCAACCTGCTGGCCGCGGCCGGTGTGCGCACGGTGCTACGGACCGACACCCAGGGCGACGTGGCCGTCGGCGTCGAGCAGGGCCAGTTGGTGGTGGCCGAACGAGGGGCGACCCTGGCCGCCCGGTCACCCTGA
- a CDS encoding ComEA family DNA-binding protein has protein sequence MRARPDPRERLAPLRRRPVPAAAFPEPTPAVPPAAKSESAPAAPEPKPPEPAAVRPVPDAGAIGGWVPEVAGADVEAPSDPGGGQGEFDPLAQFDDFDDFDDFDESDEFGEVHESDAVDEEELDPPVDERAGEIPAEPEPTAEPMRPRAHRINGRWGRFAELWVPEPLRNSRVDPGRRGMIVLVLVAAVAAVVAAVGVWRDRPEPRPVETSMVAAAGQLTVSSGADASGATGSASASPTPAPSEILVSVTGLVANPGVVRLPPDARVADAIAAAGGTGPGANLTGMNLAARLTDGDSVVVTDTGVAAESASGGAAAAAAGSGGGSGGPAAGGLVNLNTADEAALDTLPGVGPVMAQNIIAWRSEHGKFSSVEQLQEISGIGPSRYAQISALVTVG, from the coding sequence GTGCGTGCCCGTCCTGATCCGCGAGAACGGTTGGCGCCGTTGCGGCGCCGGCCGGTGCCGGCGGCGGCCTTTCCCGAGCCGACGCCGGCCGTTCCGCCCGCGGCCAAGTCTGAGTCGGCGCCGGCCGCGCCCGAGCCGAAGCCGCCCGAGCCGGCGGCGGTGCGGCCGGTCCCGGATGCCGGGGCGATCGGCGGGTGGGTGCCGGAAGTCGCCGGCGCGGATGTCGAGGCTCCGTCCGATCCGGGCGGCGGTCAGGGCGAATTCGACCCCTTGGCCCAGTTCGACGACTTCGACGACTTCGACGATTTTGACGAGTCGGACGAGTTTGGCGAGGTCCACGAGTCCGACGCAGTCGACGAGGAAGAACTCGACCCGCCGGTGGACGAGCGGGCCGGCGAGATCCCGGCCGAGCCTGAGCCGACCGCCGAGCCGATGCGGCCGCGGGCGCATCGGATCAATGGGCGGTGGGGGCGGTTCGCCGAGTTGTGGGTGCCTGAGCCGTTGCGCAATTCGCGGGTCGACCCGGGTCGGCGGGGGATGATCGTGCTCGTCCTGGTGGCGGCGGTCGCCGCGGTGGTGGCCGCGGTCGGGGTGTGGCGGGATCGTCCGGAGCCGCGTCCGGTGGAGACGTCGATGGTCGCCGCGGCCGGGCAGCTGACCGTATCGTCCGGCGCCGACGCATCCGGGGCCACCGGCAGTGCTTCGGCGAGCCCGACGCCGGCACCCAGCGAGATCCTGGTGTCGGTGACCGGTCTGGTGGCCAACCCGGGGGTGGTGCGGTTGCCGCCGGATGCGCGGGTGGCCGATGCGATCGCCGCGGCCGGGGGGACCGGACCGGGGGCCAACCTGACCGGGATGAACCTGGCCGCACGGCTGACGGACGGAGACTCGGTGGTGGTCACCGACACCGGCGTCGCGGCCGAGTCGGCATCGGGAGGGGCCGCTGCGGCAGCTGCGGGGTCGGGCGGCGGATCCGGGGGCCCGGCGGCCGGGGGACTGGTGAACCTGAACACGGCGGACGAGGCCGCCCTGGACACGTTGCCCGGCGTCGGGCCGGTGATGGCGCAGAACATCATCGCCTGGCGCAGCGAGCACGGGAAGTTCAGCAGCGTCGAGCAACTGCAGGAGATCAGCGGCATCGGGCCGTCCCGCTACGCGCAGATCTCGGCCCTGGTCACGGTGGGTTGA
- a CDS encoding MurR/RpiR family transcriptional regulator has protein sequence MTSTGAGNLLHEIASRMPYMAPAMRQIAELVLGDPERARTMTITELSDAAGVADSTVSRFVRELGLDGYRSLRLGIAEATFATRAAAAGPETQYVYEGISRDEPPDSVIGKVERSSAEALRQTAQRLHPEALSAAVDLIENASVIAFVAQGLSSVAADAGVMRFIRAGRKCLLFHDQSVQIMSATNLTAGDVVIGISDSGRTDAIVDTMRIARSHGAATIAVTSDADSPLVGVADVALFTATIPGGGLYGESVTSKWGQLLVIDALYATFAARRFDQTLEHLEETYTAAIQHSRMA, from the coding sequence ATGACCAGCACCGGGGCGGGCAACCTGCTGCACGAGATCGCGAGCCGGATGCCGTACATGGCGCCGGCGATGCGGCAGATCGCCGAACTGGTGCTCGGCGATCCGGAGCGGGCCCGCACCATGACCATCACCGAGTTGTCCGACGCGGCCGGCGTGGCCGACTCGACAGTGTCCCGGTTCGTCCGGGAACTGGGCCTGGACGGTTACCGCTCGTTGCGGCTAGGCATCGCCGAGGCAACGTTCGCGACGCGGGCCGCGGCGGCCGGCCCGGAGACGCAGTACGTCTACGAGGGGATCAGCCGGGACGAACCACCGGACTCGGTGATCGGCAAGGTCGAACGCAGCAGCGCCGAGGCGCTGCGACAGACCGCCCAGCGACTGCATCCGGAGGCCCTGTCGGCGGCCGTCGATCTGATCGAGAACGCCTCCGTCATCGCGTTTGTCGCGCAAGGATTGTCCAGCGTGGCGGCCGACGCCGGGGTCATGCGATTCATCCGCGCGGGCCGCAAGTGCCTGCTGTTCCACGACCAGAGCGTGCAGATCATGTCCGCGACCAACCTCACCGCGGGCGACGTGGTCATCGGGATCAGCGACTCCGGCCGCACCGACGCGATCGTCGACACGATGCGGATCGCGCGCTCGCACGGTGCGGCCACGATCGCCGTCACCTCCGACGCCGACTCACCACTGGTCGGGGTCGCGGACGTGGCCCTGTTCACCGCGACCATCCCCGGCGGTGGCCTCTACGGCGAGTCGGTCACCTCCAAGTGGGGCCAGCTGCTGGTCATCGACGCCCTGTACGCCACGTTCGCGGCCCGCCGGTTCGACCAGACCCTCGAGCATCTCGAGGAGACCTACACCGCCGCGATCCAGCACTCCCGCATGGCGTAA
- a CDS encoding LLM class flavin-dependent oxidoreductase, with amino-acid sequence MPDYGQPLEFGTFLTPGNAPASDPVEHAVLCEQLGYDLVTFQDHPYQPRFLDTWTLLTWVAARTDRIRVSGNVLNLPLRQPAVLARAAASLDLLSGGRVDLALGAGGFWDAIAAMGGPRRTPGEAVQALAEALEIIRGIWTTDERRPLRVSGEFYDVAGAKRGPATTRPIPIVLGAYGPRMLRLVGQQADGWLPTLANLPDGGLARGNSTIDEAAQDAGRDPRAIRRWVNLSGSFAPTGTGRLDGPVDQWVDELTSLALSDGVATFILSSDDESTLRTFADQVAPAVREAVGHARRSG; translated from the coding sequence ATGCCCGACTACGGCCAGCCGCTGGAGTTCGGCACCTTCCTCACGCCCGGCAACGCCCCGGCGAGCGACCCGGTCGAGCATGCGGTGCTGTGCGAACAGTTGGGGTACGACCTGGTCACCTTCCAGGACCACCCCTACCAGCCCCGGTTCCTGGATACCTGGACCCTGCTGACCTGGGTGGCCGCCCGCACCGACCGGATCCGGGTGTCGGGCAACGTGCTGAACCTGCCGCTGCGGCAGCCGGCCGTCCTGGCCCGGGCCGCGGCCAGCCTGGATCTGCTCTCCGGCGGCCGCGTCGACCTGGCCCTGGGCGCCGGCGGGTTCTGGGATGCGATCGCCGCGATGGGTGGTCCGCGCCGCACCCCGGGTGAGGCGGTGCAGGCCCTGGCGGAGGCGCTGGAGATCATCCGCGGTATCTGGACCACCGATGAGCGCCGCCCGTTGCGGGTGTCCGGTGAGTTCTACGACGTCGCCGGGGCCAAGCGCGGACCGGCGACCACCCGGCCGATCCCGATCGTGCTGGGCGCCTACGGTCCCCGGATGCTGCGGCTGGTCGGGCAGCAGGCCGACGGCTGGCTGCCGACCCTGGCCAACCTGCCCGACGGCGGCCTGGCCCGCGGGAACTCGACCATCGACGAGGCCGCCCAGGACGCCGGCCGGGATCCCCGCGCGATCCGCCGCTGGGTCAACCTGTCCGGATCGTTCGCCCCGACCGGCACCGGCCGGCTGGACGGACCGGTCGACCAGTGGGTGGACGAGCTGACGTCGCTGGCCCTGAGTGACGGGGTGGCCACGTTCATCCTCTCCTCCGATGACGAGTCCACGCTGCGCACGTTCGCCGACCAGGTCGCACCCGCCGTCCGGGAGGCGGTCGGGCACGCTCGTCGATCAGGGTGA
- a CDS encoding ATP-grasp domain-containing protein, with translation MRVAIVSATPALGTDDDEPLLVPALHAAGADAQIVVWDDPAVVWSAFDVVVLRSTWDYTMRRDEFLAWVSATDAVTRLRNRPDVVRWNSDKVYLRDLAALGVPVVPTTFFMPGERPTLPEHTPFVVKPTVSAGSRNTARYAADERAVALGHARWLLDRGRTIMLQPYVASVDDRGETAMVFLGGRYSHAASKAALLEPGARASEDKLFATEKLAPVQASDAERQVAEAVLDAIPFPREELLYARVDLVLGDDGDPAVLELELVEPSLMLPQAPARAAADLAQAILRTADVTSPVTERA, from the coding sequence ATGCGAGTGGCCATCGTGTCGGCGACCCCGGCGTTGGGAACCGACGACGACGAGCCGCTGCTGGTGCCGGCCCTGCACGCCGCGGGCGCGGATGCGCAGATCGTGGTCTGGGACGACCCCGCGGTGGTCTGGTCCGCCTTCGACGTGGTGGTGCTCCGCTCGACCTGGGACTACACCATGCGGCGGGACGAGTTCCTGGCCTGGGTGAGCGCCACCGACGCGGTGACCCGGCTGCGGAACCGGCCGGACGTGGTCCGCTGGAACAGTGACAAGGTCTACCTGCGCGACCTGGCCGCGCTCGGGGTGCCGGTGGTGCCGACCACCTTCTTCATGCCGGGGGAGCGCCCGACGCTGCCGGAGCACACGCCGTTCGTGGTCAAGCCGACGGTGTCGGCAGGCAGCCGCAACACCGCCCGGTACGCCGCGGACGAACGGGCGGTCGCGCTGGGGCACGCCCGCTGGCTGCTCGACCGTGGCCGGACGATCATGTTGCAGCCGTACGTGGCCAGCGTCGATGACCGCGGTGAGACCGCGATGGTGTTCCTCGGCGGCCGGTACAGCCACGCGGCGAGCAAGGCCGCGCTGCTCGAGCCGGGCGCCCGGGCCAGCGAAGACAAGCTGTTCGCCACCGAGAAACTGGCCCCCGTGCAGGCGTCCGACGCCGAACGGCAGGTGGCCGAGGCGGTGCTGGACGCGATCCCGTTCCCGCGGGAGGAACTGCTCTACGCCCGGGTCGATCTCGTGCTGGGCGACGACGGCGATCCCGCGGTGCTGGAGCTGGAGCTGGTTGAGCCCTCGCTGATGTTGCCGCAGGCCCCGGCCCGGGCGGCCGCCGATCTGGCTCAGGCGATCCTGCGAACAGCCGACGTAACCTCCCCAGTGACGGAAAGGGCCTGA
- a CDS encoding LLM class F420-dependent oxidoreductase, translated as MDIGRYGVWRHKDRITAAQARRIEELGYGAIWVGASPAGDLSPIPELLAATERIVIASGVINMWATGAEVAAQAYHRLAAEYPGRFLLGVGIGHRETSAGYQSPYATIVDYLDQLDAAGVPAAERVLAALGPRVLRLAGERTAGAHPYFTTPGHTRFARSVLGAGPLLAPEQKIVLDTDGARARAIARPTVEYYLSRVNYVNNLKRDGWTDEDVAGSGSDALVDALAVHGDAATLAAGLTAHLDAGADHVCAQVLTEAGGDPLPALEAVAEELGLSAAG; from the coding sequence ATGGATATCGGACGGTACGGGGTCTGGCGGCACAAGGACCGGATCACCGCGGCCCAGGCCCGGCGGATCGAAGAGCTCGGCTACGGCGCGATTTGGGTCGGGGCGTCGCCGGCGGGTGACCTGAGCCCGATTCCCGAGTTGCTGGCCGCGACCGAGCGGATCGTGATCGCCAGCGGCGTGATCAACATGTGGGCCACCGGCGCCGAGGTGGCGGCGCAGGCCTACCACCGGCTCGCCGCCGAGTACCCCGGGCGGTTCCTGCTCGGGGTCGGGATCGGGCACCGTGAGACGTCCGCGGGGTACCAGAGCCCGTACGCGACGATCGTCGACTACCTGGACCAGCTCGACGCCGCCGGCGTTCCGGCCGCTGAGCGGGTGCTGGCCGCGCTGGGACCGCGGGTGCTGCGGTTGGCCGGGGAGCGGACCGCCGGTGCGCACCCGTACTTCACGACCCCCGGGCACACCCGGTTCGCCCGCTCCGTGCTGGGCGCCGGCCCGTTGCTGGCGCCCGAGCAGAAGATCGTGCTGGACACCGACGGCGCGCGGGCCCGGGCGATCGCCCGGCCGACCGTCGAGTACTACCTGTCCCGGGTCAACTACGTGAACAACCTCAAGCGGGACGGCTGGACCGACGAGGACGTCGCCGGCAGCGGTTCGGACGCACTCGTCGACGCGCTCGCCGTGCACGGGGACGCCGCCACGCTGGCCGCCGGTCTGACCGCGCACCTGGACGCCGGGGCCGACCACGTCTGCGCCCAGGTGCTCACCGAGGCCGGCGGCGATCCGCTGCCCGCGCTGGAGGCCGTGGCCGAGGAGTTGGGGTTGTCGGCCGCGGGCTGA
- a CDS encoding DUF6319 family protein: MPPRRRLAAPPIDVDDLRSRLDEGKIVRVAIARSAQFPTGSVGRVRRIGDPATDGEEFIHVELSLNGAKDVLPFAPADLATPTRGATANGSATNGAASNGTASNGTASNGTASNGTASNGSAGHSPPPAVAPSGPDRIAFRELIRPTDIGGPVRPPRPEPEPAPASPSAAVPTPPAPARPKATGQSSGKPAAKSAAKRRSPAVAISIATTDADPPQWRIEAKVGSKVVLRQGSVPPARVWELVGMLGDHTLSRAVGAVLDEQRQAAQARADALAAELAQVQAELAGLPEPGPRGPES, encoded by the coding sequence ATGCCACCGCGCCGCCGCCTCGCCGCTCCGCCGATCGATGTCGACGACCTGAGATCGCGCCTGGACGAGGGCAAGATCGTCCGGGTCGCCATCGCCCGCAGCGCGCAGTTCCCCACCGGGTCGGTCGGCCGGGTGCGTCGCATCGGCGACCCGGCGACCGACGGCGAGGAGTTCATCCACGTCGAGCTCAGCCTCAACGGGGCCAAGGACGTGCTGCCGTTCGCGCCGGCCGATCTGGCCACCCCGACCCGCGGGGCGACCGCCAACGGCAGCGCGACCAACGGAGCGGCGAGCAATGGGACGGCGAGCAACGGGACGGCGAGCAACGGGACGGCGAGCAACGGGACGGCGAGCAACGGGTCGGCGGGGCATTCGCCCCCACCCGCCGTCGCGCCGTCCGGTCCCGATCGCATCGCCTTCCGGGAGCTGATACGGCCGACCGACATCGGCGGGCCGGTCCGGCCGCCCCGGCCCGAGCCGGAGCCTGCCCCCGCCAGCCCGTCCGCGGCGGTCCCGACGCCACCGGCGCCGGCTCGACCCAAGGCCACCGGCCAGTCTTCGGGCAAGCCGGCCGCGAAGTCCGCGGCCAAGCGGCGCAGCCCCGCCGTCGCAATCAGCATCGCCACCACCGACGCCGACCCGCCGCAGTGGCGGATCGAGGCCAAGGTTGGGTCGAAGGTCGTGCTGCGGCAGGGGTCCGTGCCGCCGGCCCGCGTCTGGGAGCTGGTCGGGATGCTGGGCGATCACACCCTGAGCCGGGCGGTCGGCGCCGTCCTGGACGAGCAGCGGCAGGCCGCGCAGGCCCGGGCCGACGCGCTGGCCGCCGAGCTCGCGCAGGTCCAGGCCGAGCTAGCCGGACTGCCCGAACCGGGGCCTCGCGGCCCGGAAAGCTGA